DNA sequence from the Candida dubliniensis CD36 chromosome 5, complete sequence genome:
GAAGGTATTCCCAGTATATTGTATTTGCTAGTGGTTGTTGGATAAGCAATATTTTTGGGGTTAACAATTAGTTTTGTTTGTCCTTTACTGTTATTGttatcctttttttttaattcacATAATATTTTATAGAATGTGAGGTGATTGTATAACTCCATATTCAAGAAGTAAATGCTTGTCCTTGAGTCGATTATTCTTCTCCATCGTCTAAAGTAGTACTCAAACTTTATGTAACCTCTGGTTTGTACGCCAATTTTTGTCAAAACTTTTTCTTACAACCAGTCGATTTGAGAATATACGAATCGGAATACAACTtgtgcaaaaaaaaataaatgcaagaacaaaaaaatctgaaaaattttcaaaactatAGAGATTAATAACTACAGAAAGGCAAAATGTTTTTCAATCACTTGTTGGCATTGGTTCACATTCTTATTTTAGTTTCTGCTGGATCACAAGCAGATGAATATGCGTCAGACCCAAATATATTTGAGTTGACGCCTTCAAATTTTGACAAAGTAGTCCACAAGTCTAATTACACTACTTTGGTAAAGTTCTACGCCCCTTGGTGTGGATATTGTCAGAAATTACAGCCTGTGTATCATAAATTGGGaaaatatatcaataaGGATGCAAAGTATTCTATTAACATTGCTAGTGTGAATTGTGACAAGGACTACAATAAACAGTTGTGTTCACAATATCAAGTTCGAGGATTCCCCACACTAATGGTGTTCAGACCTCCTAAGTACGAAAAGGGGAAACAAGTAAAGTTGCAGAAACATGCCAGTGAAGTTTACCAAGGTGAAAGAAGTGTCAAGTCAATCACCAAGTTTTTAACTTCAaggttgaaaaattatgtCAAAAAGTTTCACAACATCAAGAGTGACGGCGTCGCAGAATGGTTAGCAGAAGATAAACCTTCTGTTTTACTTATTTCCAATGCAAACCTGGTTAGTCCATTGTTGAAATCCCTAGCCATTGATTTTCTCGATCGAGTCAAAGTCGGAATGATATCCAAATTCAACGATGAGCCTCATAAACTTGTTATTGGCGATAAGGAAATTGAAGTTCCATCCACCTCTAAATCGATGTTGTTCTATTTTAACAAGGAAAAAGGAGAGTTGGTAGCTTATACAAAATCTGAAAAATTGAACGACAAGGTGAAAATAACTGAATGGATAATAGAACAAACTCAGCAACAACCAGCGGAGGGTCCATTatccaaaaaagaaaacaaatacTATTACAAATATAGAACcgggaaaaagaaaatagaaCATGACGAATTATAGTCTATATAGAATCTAATAAATGCGTATACTATTTCTCAAGCTTTCCCAAAATTATCCATCATGTCCAACAACGAATCGATATCGTCCTCTGGCTTTTCAGACTTCACTTGAGACCCATTTTGATGGGATTCAATCCAGTTAGCCACATTATCGACATAAATTTTTGAGTTTGGAACGAAATGGCCTCCTGGATGCTTCAAGATATCCGAGGATGACTTAGTAAGCTCATACAACGAGTATCCACGATCTTCTGCTACCACTGTGTCCAACTCTCCCAACACATGAAGGTACTTGAAACCTCCATTTTTAACGTCGTCTTCTGTTTGGGGGTAATACTCATTGTATTTGTCGTTACCTGTCTTCTTTGAAGTGTCTAATTTAAATCCAGaatacaaaacaacaaactttAGTGGATCAGTTTCAAACCACTGGGGGAATTTATGGGCAATTAACCCACCAAAAGCAGCACCTTGCGAAAACCCAAGTATACCAACAATAggcaatttcttttcttcatctGTTTCCTCCTCTACTTCCAAATCGTTGTCTGCGATGATCTCGCctttttgaatataatcCTTTACTGTAGCAATAGACTCGTCCAAATCGATAGCATCGTTGGTCTTGTCTTTCTTGACCCACCATGCACGGTATGTCACATCCTCTGTGTCTGTTGTGGCAGACCCAAACTTGGATAAGGAATCCGTTGTTGGCAAGTCTGCTGGAGTTAGCACATAAGGTCCATTAAGATACACACATTTGTAACCCAACTTGATgagtttttttcttaatgcAGAAGTCTTGGCATAAaataaagatgaagattgAGTGTATCCATGGAGAAATAGTATCTTCCCCTTGTAGGTGATGTTCTTCTTTGGTGCCattgaagttgaagaagaaaagtagaaactgaaaaaaaaaaaaaaagattacTTCGATAAGcgcgaaaaaaaaaaaaaaaaaactgtcatcatcatataaGTCTGTCATAAAAAGTCTATTACCCAATCTATACGAGAATGATTTATATACGAATCCTATAATTCTACGTGCAACCAATTAAAGTCGGCAAGTTTTGGATTTTGTCTAGAATCCAAATTTTGCTTGGATCCAGGTTGTCTCCTGTGCCATAAAACTCTTCGAAATCTGGTTTGGCTTTgagtttttcaatatcactTGGCAACTCCACATAATGGATGACATGACCAACTCCCAATCTTTTGGCTTCCTTAACATTGAGTTCGCTATCATCAATGAAATATTGTTCAGATAACACTTCTGCATTCTGGTAATCAAGTTGAGTAATTTGAAAGCAGTTGTAGAAATATTCTGGCATTGGCTTACATATAATTGGATCTTTTGAATAATCACAGTAAGTTAATCCATCAAACAAATCACCAATACCCAAAAACGAAATTACTCTCAATGCATGGTTCTTGTAGGCATTCGTGACAAGCCAGAAATAATCAAACTTACGCGATTCTTTGATTGCCATCAACGTGTTTCTCAAGTCAGAGTCATAACGCAAGACAGAGTGTAGATCCAATGCATCGTCGACCTTTGAGTTATATTCCAATGCATCCACCTGATGGTTTCTCACTAACCCCTCAATCGCTAACCCATATGTTTTGTAGTAGTTCATGTGAAGATTCCTGGCATCTTCATCGTTCAAACTCAAGCTTTTCTTAAAGTAATCATGGATCTTAACTTGCATCATTTCGAATATTCTGGTAGATCGTGGATACAAGCAGTTGTCTatatcaaagaaaaagatccttttgttttgaaattgcTTTGGAATAGGACCGTATCCAAAAGGTAAACTGACATGTCTACCAGGTTTGGCATTCTCTGCCTCCGTCAATTCAGGATTGATGTAATTCACCGTCTGGCTATTTGATACTGTcatgttgaaaaaaaaaaaaaaaatgatagTGTATAACGAAAAGGAAATGCTAGTGATGAAATTTCTTTCCAGACCAGAAGGAGAAAGATAGAGATTTATATATGTTTTGTGGATTTTGTTAGTGGAGCAATTTCGCGTTCATTATATATTTGCCAGTGGATCCGGTGGATAAAACGTGTCTCATGTAGGTCCCACAAATGTCACACTCTATTCCAGTCAACACTACTGCAAATTAGTTGACTTTATGGTGATATGCCATATAAAAGTGCATGGGCTGCATATAATGCTTATATAGGTCCTTATAACATTCCAACTTCCCTCTCAATGTCAATCAAAGCAGTAGCATACTTATGGTTGGAATattggggggggggggggtcTGTGGAATTTAGCAAATGACGATAAGTAGTATAACAGGATTGTAAAGTCGTTAGTTAGATGCAGGGACCAATTATATCCGTACCATTGTCTAATATGtgataatttcaaaaccgcattcaattatttggaGTCACATTgatataattcaattattaatctacaagttattgttttgaaagttctaaatttaataaaaagtacattttctaataaaatatttcataatgcctaaataataaatggtCATGATTCGTagaaattcattaaatattaaaattacaatttaattgaataagCGGCAGCTAACCcaattatataaaaatgaGTGGAAGGAATATTTAGTGATGATGATCCAGAGAAAGTTCTGGTAGAAGTTGAATTATCAGTGGAAGTTGAATTATGGTGTTGTGCATAATAACTTGCTGAGCCGTATCCggctgctgctgctgctgctgatGGAGCAAAATAATTACCATATCCACAAGTGTTTCCACTACAATGGTATTGATTACTTCCCCAATTTCTAGTACCGGATGAACTACCACTATTTGAGCCACCGCCTTTGCTTCCACTGCTTGAACTGCCACTTGAACTGCCACCTTTGCTTCCACTGCTAGACCCACTGCTGGAACTACCACCTGAGCGACCACTGCTGGAACTACCACTGGAGCCACCACCTGAGCGACCACCGCTACTGCCACCCAATCGTTTGGTTAATTGAAGTGAGACTATATTATTAAGATCTGAAATGGAGACAGACAAAACTTGAGAAACAAGtgtaaataaaattattagttgAGTAAGTAGCATGTTTTCCTTGTAAATTGATCTGTACTGGGAATAAATAGATCTTGTTTTAAATATTGAGTGTTCCCTTATGGTTTATTTATACttgttgaaaattattcgatttgatgatttggtCTAGCTCATTTGGGTTGAATCGGCGGCGAAGTGTAAGAGAAGCCAAGACCACAAAAGATAAAAGTGTTCGTAAAGCAAATCATGAACCGAAGCTTGACAACATCATTTTTGAGGCTTGtaaaaaagatttgatttggcctttttttcttggagTGACTACGATTTAGATTTTGCACATTTTAGCAAACTGACATTGAATATGGTCACTGTTGCTCTATTATTAACAATACACTTACAGAATAAACGTTTCCATGGGAGAGAGAAAAACAGACTATGATCATTCTTTTTGCTTGTATATTGTGGCTATAATATCCTTGTTTAACATTGCCGGTTTAGCAAACTAATTTATTAGATACAGTTTAATGGATTGATTGCCGTTTTTGTCTTATACGGCTTTATTCGTCAAcataaaccaaaaacatTTTTGAGGTACCCTGGATTATTTCGATCAAGCCAATCACAAAAATGTTGTGGCTTGGCTTGTGGCTAAATTCATTGATGACAAGTGGTAATATTCTTGGTTACAAAAAAGAGTTGATGTATAATCTGCTAGTATCCAAATAAAAACCATTGTCTATAGAATTGAATTCCTCGTATTCACTATATTACATTAActtttgattgttgatactattaatttgaaatacAGCCTGATTTCTAGTTTGCTCTATCCTGATACAAGTAGATACAGCAATCCATATTCTGGTAAGCATGACTTCAATAAATGTGGAGATGGTATCTGTCAGTTAATCTGATTGTTGTATCATATATCCTGTATCAAGCCGCAAGTTGAAAATGCCATTGAAAGCTGTAAACTCATCTCCACAAGTCGGAAATGCTATTATCAGCTTGTACACTTGCCCAAACGTAATTTTGCCGGTAAAGTTTGTACTGTTTAACCGTTTCCATTTCCCTAATCCACATCTCCTAGAAGTCACCTAGAATTGTGTTAATATATTCGGTTTGATCAATGTTTCCATCCATAAATTCCAGCTCTATAGCTGCTAGATCTTCATGGTAgttcttttcaattttagaaCGCTTCTCGATCATATTATCAATAGCTCTGTATACAAAAGCAAATAATTCTGTTCGTTGCACCCCCAATTCTCTTCCAATTTCCTTTCTTGCGGCAGAATAATCGGCTCTATGTGCAAGATCTGGGTTTAAGCTATCAAGGAAGTCTCGATCTATTTGGGTTATGGTGTTGTTGAActcttcaatttttctgTCAAGAAATTTTCCAAGCTTATTTGTTGGAATGGATACAGCTTCGATTATGGAAGATTGTCGAAAATACTCTTCGGTTTTATGAAGTGCTCCTATCCGTTTGTTGAAGTTCTCAACATAGTTTAGAAAAATCTCACTGCGATCTAAACTCATTGGGGAAACAATATCATACAAAACTTTCAATAACTCAAAGCAAATCCTATAGTAACTAGACAATGACTAAAATGtatttctaatttcaatatacAACTACTggattttatatttttttttttttggattgaACAACATGAAGTCGAAACCAGCTATTTCTCTAGCTGTTTTtcattgaatcaatttgaaaCGAGACATGTGTCCAGACACATTCCACGATTTTCATAATAAGGAAAGGCTCTAATTGGCTGGATGCAAATCGGGtagttttcaaattggcccctattttttttttttttgcaatcatAGAACAACAGTAATCAAAACGTGGTAACCCAAAATCTCGCCTGGTATTAGTTTATGGGAGATGCTTCTCAACTACAATGACAATGCAAAAATACCAAGAAATCCCACGTTTTAGAGCTGTCATAAACTTTGTTCTTTTGAGGATAATTGGcacaaaaatgaaaagtgcaaaaaatatgaaattcTCATACATTGAGTCTGTTTTTTCCGAATTATAATTGCGCGTGAAAATTATACAAAATGGAGATTATTGCTTTCTTTTGATGCCATTCAGTGATAAGGAACTACATTTGCAGATACCATCCCAGTGCCTTATGTTGAATATCAGTATGCTGTATTAATGATGCCTGGTTTATCGcaatatttcttttgatgGATCCTTAGTATTAAGAGAAAGAAACATcacaaaattgattaacaAAAAGCATTAAAGTTTAAATCATTCACGTTTTCATTACCCCTAATTGTCAACGGTTTTGTGAGTTTTTAGGTTCAGAGattaatagtaataatcTTCTTTTATTGATGCCGTtttatatc
Encoded proteins:
- a CDS encoding haloacid dehalogenase-like hydrolase, putative (Similar to S. cerevisiae SSM1;~In S. cerevisiae: overexpression suppresses the 6-AU sensitivity of transcription elongation factor S-II, as well as resistance to other pyrimidine derivatives), with amino-acid sequence MTVSNSQTVNYINPELTEAENAKPGRHVSLPFGYGPIPKQFQNKRIFFFDIDNCLYPRSTRIFEMMQVKIHDYFKKSLSLNDEDARNLHMNYYKTYGLAIEGLVRNHQVDALEYNSKVDDALDLHSVLRYDSDLRNTLMAIKESRKFDYFWLVTNAYKNHALRVISFLGIGDLFDGLTYCDYSKDPIICKPMPEYFYNCFQITQLDYQNAEVLSEQYFIDDSELNVKEAKRLGVGHVIHYVELPSDIEKLKAKPDFEEFYGTGDNSDPSKIWILDKIQNLPTLIGCT
- a CDS encoding member of the protein disulfide-isomerase family, putative (Similar to S. cerevisiae MPD1), with the translated sequence MFFNHLLALVHILILVSAGSQADEYASDPNIFELTPSNFDKVVHKSNYTTLVKFYAPWCGYCQKLQPVYHKLGKYINKDAKYSINIASVNCDKDYNKQLCSQYQVRGFPTLMVFRPPKYEKGKQVKLQKHASEVYQGERSVKSITKFLTSRLKNYVKKFHNIKSDGVAEWLAEDKPSVLLISNANSVSPLLKSLAIDFLDRVKVGMISKFNDEPHKLVIGDKEIEVPSTSKSMLFYFNKEKGELVAYTKSEKLNDKVKITEWIIEQTQQQPAEGPLSKKENKYYYKYRTGKKKIEHDEL
- a CDS encoding serine hydrolase, putative (Similar to S. cerevisiae FSH3) — protein: MAPKKNITYKGKILFLHGYTQSSSLFYAKTSALRKKLIKLGYKCVYLNGPYVLTPADLPTTDSLSKFGSATTDTEDVTYRAWWVKKDKTNDAIDLDESIATVKDYIQKGEIIADNDLEVEEETDEEKKLPIVGILGFSQGAAFGGLIAHKFPQWFETDPLKFVVLYSGFKLDTSKKTGNDKYNEYYPQTEDDVKNGGFKYLHVLGELDTVVAEDRGYSLYELTKSSSDILKHPGGHFVPNSKIYVDNVANWIESHQNGSQVKSEKPEDDIDSLLDMMDNFGKA